The DNA region caaGGGTATAAGTCTGGCCAGTGAGCTTTTTAGTCAATCAGACTGGCCAATCCTCTCTTTTTATCTCTCTGTGAAGAAGAGTACAAAACAGAAGAATCACCAATTACGGGCATTAATTATGCCGCCAAGTCCACACCTGTAAACCCAGCCACGTTGTGAACAAATCAATGAAGACTGGAACGTCAAATTCCAGaccttaaaagatagttgaGAGGAGTATTAAATATCCTTTAAAGCCTAAGGGTTTGGTCACAGTCTCTACATAGCGTGCCAGTTCCCGCGCCTATctcacaccatcaccaccccattAAAATTCAGTCCTCCCACCTTCGCACCGTCTATCTCCATACCCCTCCTCAATGCTTCTTgtcctctttctcctccgccctcctcaccaagaTATCAAATCTCTTAAATGCCATCCCACCCTCAATGAAGcaactccccatccacaaccaccaaaccccacTCCCCCTTTCCACACCAAATTTGCTCAGTCTACTTCTCTCCAACCAAGCCGCCTCGGAGATATGAATCACAATCACCGGCCAAAAAATCGTCTTTGTCAACCACATCCATCCTTGATGGCCCCCAAACGGCCAAAACGCATCCAGAATCCACTCCCGCCcgtccagcacctccaactTCACAGTTGCCACAAAGTTAAAATAATAAAACAGCAccgccaagaagatgaccCAGTCGAATGGTCGGGGAGGCATAtactccctcaccacaacccccttctcctccttgccgtcctCTTCCGCGGGGGCCTCGAGACCGAGACCGACCCTGGCTTGGTGGGTCATGTCGACAAGCTTGACGCGGCGTTCGGCCCAGTTGGCGAGTTCAGGCTCGAACTTGATGTAGTGCGTCCTTCCAGTGTGAGGTGTCTTCACAGTCATGAACTGGAGGTTGATGTCCACCATTTCCGGGTCGCGGGCCTCATAGTCGTTGAGATTGTTGAAGTGCTGGAGGATGTGCTGGAGGTCGAGGCGGTGGTCGTTGTTCATGTGGGAGATGGTGCGGACTTTTTGGGAGACGGGAATGAGCTCTTCGTCGGCCATTTTGGCGTTTTGCTTCTTGCCCAACTCGAATCTAAAATTGGTAGAGGTGGGTGTGAATCTCAGGGAGACAGAGGGCGGAAATGACAGACCGACGTTGAGTTTGAGATGGGCTGCCAAGGCGGGCTGAGCCGAGTGGTGGGGCATTGGAGACGCAAGGGAGTTCGTCTGATAAGATaaccccgccatcaccaccccatcgTCGTTCCTTCCCCCAGTTGATATGTGCACCTTCCCACACTCAACCcttgctccttcccaacaAGCAGAACCACGGTATATATATTAGGTCGACCATGTaccttccaacagcagctctgAAATCTTGATCAGGGCGCCACTTGTTGGTCAGGACAAAtggtcaaggtggaggagctgctgttggcccccccccccgccggGGGCTTGCAACCGATAGCCCCCGAGTTCGATCCGAAGCAAAACCACCCGGTTTTCGCAGCcggccacctccctcagacaactgagggggttggccggtgagctttttgacctttttctctctcccgcCATTCGACATCCTCTATGTAATCTTGGACTACTCAACCAGCTCAGTTATTTTGATGTTGCCCTTCGACTTTTGAAGTAGTGGGATGCTCTTCATAATTTGTTATTATTACAAGTAGATCGCCATTCCCAAAATACACACCCGGCAATTAGCACATACAAACGAAATCGTACGTGTTCAACGCAGCGTGGTATCTTCCTCATTCTATTCAAGCCAAACCAGACAAGCCATATATTCCCAGGCAAAACGAATCTTTATACATCGCGACTTGACTGGAAAACCATCTTAAACCCTCATATAATACACACCACTCAATCCTAGCCCCTCTCCGAACCTGACCGTTTCTTGCTCCGTCCACCCAACAtactatcctcctcctcctcatagCCCCCACTTCCACTCCCACTCCTACTACCATTCCCACTTTCATTCatactccccctccaccaaacgCCACCaacactcccactcccactcccactcccactcccactcctttGCCAATCCCAActctcccatcctccagTCGTACTCTCCTCCCAACTAAAAGTCAACATACTATTCCCCGACCCCTCTGAATCATAACTCCAGTTATTCGACAACCTACTCCCCTGACTCCCCTGCGACCTCGGTCCAATCCCCTGCCAATTACTACCACTATACGTCAAAACCTCATCAATACTCGGCATATGACTCAATCTCTGCCCCCCTACTCCCCCAGCCCCCGCCAAAACAGCCTTATTCATAAACGGCCACCCTAGGTCACTAATATCCACCCCCTGCTCAAAGTCACTTTCGCTTCCAACAACAGTACTATTCCCAACACTAACATCACTCCACggcctcctcaacccctcctcttgCAACCCCCCGTTGCCCCCCGCCATCACATCCTCCAGTTCAGCTTTACCTccatccaaaacctccaaTCCCCTGCCCCTTTCCACATCATCCCCTCTCCCTTTTTCagtatcctcctccccaaccctaaTAGAACTAATCCTACTCACGCTACTAATCCTCTTCAGATGAGGCGGCATAGTATGCCGGCTCGCCACAAAAGTACTCGTGTTCCCAAAACTTGACGTGGTTCCTCTCGACGCCATGTCCCTcgaccaaccaccaccaccaccaccacccaacaacccgccgccgccccccctgcccctcctaCCCAGCAGCACCCTAATCGCAGGAAGAGAAGTAACAATAATGCtaacccccacctccaacccagtCCAGATCAACGCATTCGTATAATCCCACGTCGGATTAACACTATCCCCAAAATCATACAAAGCCCACAACCTCACACAGCTCGTAATAAGCGCAAAAATCCCAAGCGAGAACATAACGATGATGCAGATTTTGGACCGGACATTCACATTTAGTTTGATCAACAGCGGAAGCGGCATGACAAGGATGACAATGTCCTGCGCGATGCTGAACGCGGCGGTGGTGTACCCCAGCGCGTTGATATCGAGGCAGGAAAAGGGGCCGAATTCACCTTTTCGCCAGCCTTCCcagatgaaggagatgggggcGCACTGGAAGATTTGACAGAAAACAAAGATCAGGCCCGAGAGGCCGACCCAGGTCATGACgacgagggtgatggtgcggAAGTGGAGTTGGGGGAAGATGCGGAGGTAGAAGCAGAGGATAGAGATTTTGGTGAGGGCTAGGATGACGAGGTAGAAAGTTTCGGCCATGTAGAAGAGCTGTTTTCCCTCACGGTGTCAGCTTGATGTGGGGTCGTGGAATTGAAAGGAGGTAACATACCTTGAGGGCGGTGCCGAGGGCGTTGGCGTCGACGGTCCAGATGTCCACTCCGaaggcggcgccggcggcggtgcaGCCTACGGCTTCGAAACCGATGTAGAGTCCCTTTTTTGTTTTATCAATCATGAGGGAATGGACAACGAaacggaggggggggatgtttACCACAACAATCATCATAACCCAATCGTCCACCTCGAATTTCCcgcccatccaccaccgtGAGTACAACCGGAGCAAAACACACACCAAAGCCAGTATCTCAACCGACAGCGGCACCAGCAGGTGTATCTTTCGGGATCGTTGAGGCTTCCCGCAGGCTTCCCAGGCGCCGCGGGCAgtctcttgttgttgtcagtGCGAGCACGAGCGAGCAGCGACGTATCAGCCGAGCCAAAcaaaagaagccaaagtgAACAAAACACTagaaaggggaagaaaacTAACCAATACCCTCCTCCATCGTACACCGCCTCCTTACAcaccccaacaccctcgtaTAATgaccctcatcatccgagCACAAGCACAcctgatcctcctcccccatccctctctTCCCATCCAGACACTCTTTCGTCACATTAGTAAGctccaccacacaacccagCGCGCACAAGGGTATGTTCTCGCTCAGCTGAGCGATCAggtctgttgttgttgttgttgttgttgttgttgttgttgttgttgttgtgttgggtggtgataagtcttggggttgttgtccAGAGACAACAATATCTGTCTGTGAGAGGAAGTTCGATGGTGGAAGGGGCCGGGGTGGTGCTGATATTGGGAGGAGTTGATGGAGTAATGCTCGTGGTAGGGACTGCGGCGGGGGTTCCTGTTGAGGGAAAAAAGAATGTGGGAGAAACTGGGGGGTTGCTTCGCTGGGGGCCGGGAGGATAAGAAACGTTAGTAATAGAAAAGAGGAGGGTATTGAAAGcaagggagaggttggtagTGGTTTCATCTTggatacctaggtaggtatgtccAGTCGTTAGCCTTTACATGAAAAGGTTGAAGAACTTGGCCAAGAGAAAAAGACAGACAGTACGACGGCGAAAAAAACACAtgacagagagagagagagagagagaaagaaaagagctAGATTTGCCCAGCTGGGCACACACACCTCCAAAGTCATTCCCCATTACTAAGACACATCTATCGATGACTTCAGGGGCGGTCGAGTTACCCCTTAGTGTGGCCTGTCCGGTCGTTTTCAAGGCCAAAATGCAGTCTGACAAGTGCTAGTTGAGCACattggtgtttttgttgaCGTTGGGCTCTTCCGCGGAGGGTGAGCTGATATTAACACACTGGTGAAAGCTTGATCCATGATAAGATGATGGGTGAGagaggtcatcatcatctttgccGTCCGACGATGCAAAGCATCCACAAGAGAATTTGGGGGATGAAGACACGAGGTCAGTGTGTAAGTCTAAGTCAACCTATCCCGTTGTCAGTGGAGTCCCCCAAACATCACCGCTCAAAACGACGTTCCTCAGCGAGTCATGCATCCCGTCCACACAgccccttccttcccttttCGGCAAGACGGCCCCTTCACCAAGTCCTCTGAATGGACAGACGCCCTCTCCACGCCAAGAAATCACCTCAATGCAACCGCAAGAAACCGTCAGCGACTTAGATGCAGCCAAAAgtatggtgatggtgtcatGTTAGCATCTTCTGTAGATTACCACTCCATAACAACTTTGTTTCCATACTATATATCCGTCAATGTACAATAAACGCCATGCATATAAAACCCTCACCTACATGCTACTTTTCGAATGAAACAAAACAACGCTTTTAGTCCATCAACTCGCACGCATATGCCGCCAAAAGATCCCACAATACAAAAGACAAGACATTCCCAATCCATTTTTTTTGTGGTATACCCTTCCCAGTCTCCCCAgtcctcatccctcccacATTAGACATTACGACCCCATCATCGCATCCCAATCCCAGGTCACCGTCCCACCGCCCCAAAGTTCATTGACACTATACCCGAGCTGTTCAAAGTTGACCGGGATCTCCCCCAGCGTGTCCGTGTTGGGGACCCACCAAGGATTTACTGGCATCTCCATaccgttgttgttgcttcCTGTCGCAATTCCATGCGGGTTCGGTTGcggctgtggttgttgttgaaaagGAGTCATCCCCTGCGGAAACGAGCCATTCGTCAGCCCCCGATCTCGCACGTTCCGGACATCCCGACCGAATCCCTGAATATGAGAAGTGGTATCCGACGGTGATGAAAATGAGGCACAGACCTTGTCTCTGGAAAAAGGGTCAAATGGTGCTGATGGGCCGCCTCCGGGAGGTGCAGAGAACGGTCCGTTATTGACCCTTCTGTGGCCTTGCGATGGCCCGTGTGTAACCGGCCCGCCACGTCCTGGCGTTGCCCCTACTAACGACGGACCAGGTTGAGAGCCCGTCGGCTGGCTCGAAACAGGCGGATCCTGTCCGGCCATCACTTTGTAGTGTAACGTCACGAACCTGTCCGCACTGGCTGCCTTTGCTTCCTGTGAGGTTTTGATCCCTAGGTGAGCCTCCAAAAGTCCAAAGGCAGCACACATAATGCTGTATCCCCAGGGCTCATTGTTCCCGCACCTCAAGATCCGGTCCTCCTTCATGGCCAGGCACTTCTCCAGGGCCTCCACCGTGTGCTTGCTGTTGATCATGATCATATTAGTTGACCCGCGTGGTTGGAGCATGGTGACACTGCAGAGATTGATCGCCAGTGTTAGACTGTCCTCACGGAGAAAGTTGAGTGTGCGAATGCCCTGCTGGAAAAGTTGGTCGTTGAGGAGAACCATATCCCTGGCGGCATTGTAGTAGATAATCTCCGAGTATTGGTACTTGGAGTTTTGTTTGCGAAGACGAAGGAAGGGCTGGTGCAGAGGTATGATGTATTGGCGAAGCTGGATGTGCAAAAGTGTATAGGCAAGCAAAGGCTTCTTCTGAGTTTGTTGTTCGTCCGTATCTTCATTGTCTGCATCGCTTACATCCCATGACGGGAGGGCATCAATCTCGCGGTTGATCTCATCGGTGTAGCGAACGACACGCGCATAGTCGAGATCTTCGGGAGGGCCGGTGAGCACCCGGCTCAGCTCCAGGCGAAGCGGCAAGCTCTGGCGACTGAGATGCTGATAGGAAGAGTACGTGTATGTAGTTGGAGGCTTTGAAGGAGGGAGCTCTTTCGTGTCCTCGTCaaactcgtcgtcgtcgatgttATGCGGCGGATTGACATCGTAGTGTAGAGTGCTCAAGATTGACGGCAGGCCGTGGTCAAAGGATGCTTGAAGATCGTAGCTCTGAATAGTCGCCCAGATTCTCCTCCGCATCTCCTGCTGGAAAGGGGTGATCTTGTCACTCCTCATGTGGCTGGGTTCCCGGTGCAAGCCGACAGAGATGGCGTCCTGTGTCATTGCGCCCGCATTTTTCCAAtatctcttcttcttcattgTGTTGACTCTCTTGGCAAGGTAGATGAGGCAGGCGATCTGATAGTGAATCAGGCGGCGATGCTTTTGGCTCTGAACTTCCTGCCAACGTTCAACAGCTTCGATCCATTTGATGGCATTGGCGTAAGAGATCGACACCATCTTTTCGAACTTGTGCGGTAACTTAGCAGCCAAACAGCTGGCAATGCCCATGATGGACAAGATCAAAGCCGTGAAGGCTGCATTACGAGTCTCGTTAGGGTCCCAGAACTTGGCATAATCCCTGCGGAAgctggggatgtggaggattCGGTGAATCTGCTCGAACTGGTCCAAGTAAATAGATACCATGTGATCAGCTTCCTCCTTGGAGGGAAGGAGAGCTTCCAGCGCAAGGTCTGGTTCACGGAACTTCCTGTCTCGGTCCTCGGCCCTCTTGTGGCGGTCCTTGTTCCGGCTGATCCGGTGTGGTCGAAGCCACTCCTCGGAGGTTTCTTTCATGAAAGGACACAGTCCAGTCAACTTCTCGTCGTTAGCCAACGCATTCCGAGCCaatggagaggaagaaagtAAAAGACCATCACATACTTCTTGGAAGGCCAGGAACGCGCTGTGGGGGCCAAAGTATCGCGTTTTGAACTCCTTGCCCCTGAAGAAGCGTAGCTCTTCTTTGTCGGCCGTTGTTGTCTGGACCCGCAGGAACTGTGGCAGCTCAGGTTCTTCCTTGTCTCTTTCGTCATCTTCGTGATGCTTCGGCTCAGGGGGTGAGTGGTCCTGAAGCGTACTGCCGTCGACAGAAGCGCCGCCCTGTTTAttggtgaggaggttccTCAGCTGGgcaacctccatctccaaccgACGGATCCTGTCAAGATCTCGGCCATCCTTGCGAAAGTAAGGCGACTCTCCTCCGGTACTTGGCAACGACAGTCGAGAGTCCAGACCCGTCAAGGCACCCTGGGAGAGGCCGAGCTTGTTCGGAGGTGCCAGGCCGGGCCGGGTCTCATACTCGCACTTGTCTGATGTACCGGACTGAAGACAGCGGGAGCATGGAAACTCCCGGTCACAGGACAACTTTCTTCGACGGCACTCGAGGCAGGAGAGCCGGACTCTCTGGCGTTTACGGGGCGGAGCGcgatcatcaccatcctcgtgGGCCTCGGTTCCGCCGGGGCTAACGCTTTGTTCACTCGGATCCGACCGGGGCATGGTGTTTCTCCCGGAGACGGAGGGGGCTATCGGCCGAAGGGAAGGttccaaacaaacaaacaaaacagacCCAGCCGCCACTGACGCTCGGCGCCGTTTTCCCTATCTAAGTTGCAGGCGATAAACAAGGAAGTGGGCTCGAGCATGCGAAACAGAGACAGCAACAAAACGGGCCAGTCGGCGATAAACGCTTTATCAATCAAATCTGATAAGAGAAACCTGTACTGTATGTAAGGTGAGAAAAGCAGCAAGCGAACACGACTGCCAAAACGAAACCTGCAGCAGTATAAATTTTCCCTCTCTCGCAAAACCAATGACTAATAACGAGGGCTTTGCTGGTTCAGTCGAAACGACAGGCGATGCTCAGAGAACAAGCAAAACAAATATCGAGTTAAAGATCTCGACGTCCACAGCCATTGAACGGGGGACTCGTcaactccttcctcttctgacTGTAGAGTTGGTGTGATGTGGTCGTGATCGTTGGTGATGCGTGTTGAGGAATAAGATTCTCGGAGATCCGACACTTTTCGCCGAGGCTGCCCCTCTTTCTGCCAGCTTCACCTGTTCATCCGATGATTGGCCGACTGAAGCAGAGAGGACTGTGCTTACATAAGGTCAGGATATTCTGTCAATGAGCAGGGAAGTCATCCTCCTGGACCTTGGGTATGAAgaaagatgggatgatgaCCTCGGAGGAAACATTGCAGCTTTGCAGTGAGTTTCTCTGACCATGTGGAAAGGTCGAAGTCTATGGATTTAAACCAGACTTTTCCAATTGCCTAACGAACCTTCATGTGACAACGGAACAAGACATTGTTCCGAAACTCTGAGGGTTAGGGGTGGATATGGACACTCAACAAAGCAAccacgacgatgaagacggAACTATTCACTGTGAGCAAGCCGCACACAAGGAACATTCGTTCTATTGGAGAACCAGACTTTGAATCAGACCCCCGATCAATCCGTCCCCATTGTCCCAGAACCACGGGACGGGCTGACCGACCAGCGACTTATTCGCAAGCTTAGAAGAGGCTTGGCAATGGTGTGGTGGGACAAAGACAGAGCTTGGGTCTGAAAGGCCACCGACGCCACCAAACGGTCTGGCTTGGCTCGGCGCACTAGACACGGTGCAACATCGACATTCGGGTTTTGTGGGATCGCAAATTCCAGTCGGGTTTGGGCACCTTCGAGAGACGCGATGGCGGTATGATAACATGCGCGCATTTTTTTGGATATTTTTGCTTGGATGCGCCTGCTGGGAGGCTGCACGCGCTGCCAGCTTAGTGCCGGGGAAGGCCTTTGATCGTTTGATCACGATATGGCTGGAGAATCAGGTTGGTCCAACAGTCCACACACAACCATTCCACATGTGCTCCATAACATGTTTACTGACCAGTATAATGGTACGTGTAGGACTATGCCAAGGTTGTCTTGGAGCCTAGCATCGCCGacttgaagaggaagggcaTCTTGCTCACGAGGTTCTATGCGcacacccatccatcccagccAAACTACCTGGCCGCCATCGGTGGGGATTATTGGGGCCTCGATCACGATGACATGGTTCATATCCCTGAGAACGTCTCGACAGTGGTGGACCTGCTGGATTACCGGAACATAAGCTGGGCAGGTTACTTTGAGGACATGCCCGGCCCGGGGTACATGGGGAACTATAGCGATGGACAGACTGGGAACGGCACATGGGACTATGTGAGGAAACACAAGTACGAACACGTGGAATcgggcttcttgatggagaATGCTAACCTCGTACCAGTCCATTTGTGTCGTATGAAAGCGTCATTATGGAGGGAGAGCGGCTGCTGGCCCTAGACTCCTTCCGTGCCTTCCAAAGGGCCTTCAAGGCAAAGGAGGTTCCCCAATTTGTGTTCATGACCCCCAACATGAGTACGTAttcttccatctcttcatcacccGCCGCGGTATAGATCAAAGACTGACATGGCGCAGTGAACGATGGCCACAACACGAGCAACAAGTTTGCTGCTGACTGGGCCCACAAGttccttcaacctcttctggATCCTAAAGCTTTCGACGAAAAGACGTTGATAATGCTTACGTATGATGAATCGGAAGATTACAGCCAGCCTAACCACATCGTCACTTTGCTTCTGGGAAGCGCAATTCCTCCAGCGCTCAAGGGAACAGAAGACAGCACCTTCTACACCCACTTCAGCTTGCTCTCGACCATCCAGAACAACTGGATGCTGCCCAATCTCGGCAGGTATGACGTTGGAGCAAATGTGTTTCAGTTTGTTGCAGATGCGTCTGGTtacaccaagaacaaggagcCTGCCAATGCAGCGTCAGTCAACAATTCAATATCATACCCGGGGTTTCTGCACACCGAGCCCACAAACAGACTGGACATCCCAATACCAAACGACAAATTGATTGGCGCCGGTGGGCTTCCGATCCTTGACAAGATCAAGCAGAAATGGGCCGGTGACAACAAGAAGGTGGGGAAGACGCCGTACGACGGCAGCGGGAATGTGCACGATGGCGACAACCCGCCAGTCTACAACCCTCCCAAGGCCAATTGATTAGATAATTGGATGCCCAGCATAAGTCTTCCCTTGCAGGTTGTGCTTCTCGTGTGTGCTCCGTGGCTCCTTCCATTTCTACACTTTCTCTGGCTCTTCACTCGATCGCTGTCATCGTTCCTTCCCTATGGCAGCACTGCTCTCCATGCCCCTTACAATTTTGGGAAGCTGCGGGTGCCAATGAAGGGCCTGCCGTGCGTCCATGTCATTCATCTTCGGACCTGAACTTCCATCAATCTCGCACACACTTCGGAAGGAAAGCTGCAAGTCGTCCGCAAGAGGGAGGCCCTGGTAATGGCCCCAAGGAACTCTGTTTGCTTCTGCCTCGGCGGGAACATCCCTTTCTGTGTttctcagcagccttctcgtATCTCTTGACATCTTCAGGCCTGCCATTCCATGCATGGCAACCTCTGGGAGACcagcccacaccaccaccaccgtttcTTGGAATACTTTGTAGATCCTACATCTTTGCATGCCCCCCGAGTTGGTGATGCCTGCTGGCCTGTCCGAATCACGTCGCAATCATGGCcgtcttctgctgctgcactTCGGCACGGTCGTCCAAAACACGGACAATCGCACCAAGAAGTCCTGAGCCTGTGTtaccttcaccaccaccccttgcTCGCCTCCCCGGACCCCTTACCCTGAATCCAGTCAATCCACTCTCGACTGAGACATCGCCCAGATCGCTCTCATCACTTCAGCCTTCGGTACCTGCCACCATCAGCCCCATCGAACCCATAGAGCTCGGCCAGTTGGTAGTCGAAGACTCGGACAGTGAAGATGAGCCTGACCATCCAGCACCCCACAATAAGagcaccagcaccctccACCTGGTCCGCACCCGTATCCGCCGTCACCTCTCCCAGGATTCGCTctcaaagaagaaggctcgGTCTGCAGTGGGCttcaccgaggaggagattcaGCGACGAGCCGAGCTGAAACGGCTTATGCACAAAAGAATCCAGGAGGAGCTCCGGAGTGAAGAAGGACAAAAATCCACACGGAGTGAAGTCTCCTCTGATCGACACCCTGGCAGTCCCAAGATTGACCTTCTTCCTGGCGGCGGACCGCGGGACAATATCgagtttgttgttgccgaTGACAGCAGGCCCAACTCACCCGGAATGAACAGTGAAGCACCGGATGCTGGTCAGACTGATCCCGAAGCTCTTGCACCGGTTGCCGCAAATTCCAAAACAGTTCGAGAACAAGGCTCCTTCCCAGAGAtgccagcatcaccagaTCTTGTGCCTCGGCGGTATCCAAGCACTAGCGAGACCTCATCAATTGCTTCCTGGCGGCTTTCTTACAGTGCAGGCCAGCTCGACGAACTGGCCAGCTACATTGACCGAGGAGAGCCATCGAGTCATGTAGATGCTGTGCACAGCTCCTCTGCGTCACACCCGGAATCCATCATTCGTCTTCCAACCTCGGGATTGGATCCACCACGCCCTGCCCATTCGTTGTCACGCTCACATTCGTCACCCGCCCGACCCGGCACGCAAGTTACTGAGACTGCATCCGTTGTAGAGCAGTCTCCATTGAGCGTCTGGCTGCGAAGTCAGGGCCTTCGATCTCgttcttcctcgcctgcaAGATCATCCGAACAAGACTTTGAGCAAGGTGCAAGTGTTCAGCAAGCCGAGGTGGTTTATCTCAGGAGATGGAGCTCTGTTCAAAATTCTGCCGTCCCAGAGGCTGAGAGTCAGAAGCCGGAAATAGTCCACCTCTACGACATGGATATTCATCGCCAGTTGGGAACTCAAACTTTCAACACACCAATGGATTCTCCAACACGATCCCGATCGATGAGAAACAGTGGTGCAAGCGGTTCCTGCGGTGCTCAAACTTCGGGAAGTACAATCCGTCCTTCTTCCGACCCTCCAAGCAAACCTCCAAGCAACAAGTCGACTTTCAGCCACTCTGAAGTTATCTTGGCTCCACACGACCCGAATAACCTGGGGACTAAATCATCGTCGGTGTACCCATCAGCTGGACAAAGTGTACAGTTGAGCGCAGGCGCGTCTACTCTTGATCTTCCGGCGACACTTGCCCCCCACGAGTTACCGCCAGCTTTTACTTTGCCAGGTTTCAAATGTGTGTGAGTCCCATGCTTGTGATTGGCAGTTGCTAACTCTGGACTGACAGGGCTCGATGCTGTGAATAATCCATACCTTGTAGGAGAACCGGTGGAAAGTTCCCACCGAACAACAGGAGAAAACTCGGCCAACAACAGTTTGCCACTTCTGGAAGGACGCTCAGAGCTCCACAGGTCTTCGACAGTTACAAAAGCCGATGCCTCGAGCAGGGTCCGCAAGGAGTCTCAACTGGATACGGTTGAAAAGAGTATCGGATATTTTCATCTTGGCCACGGTGCACCTGCACTTATCGTCAAGAGGTTCCGGAAGGAGGCAGACACACCTCCCCCGGAGCCGGTGAAACACTCTTTTCTGGCACGCCTTCATTTAACCATCCCTAGAAGAACCAAAATAAGCCCACGAAACTTTGACGGCGCGGTCACAGAACAAGAACAGGAGCAGGGGCAGGGACCGAACTGGGAGCCAGagccgtcaccaccaccgttgagACAT from Podospora pseudocomata strain CBS 415.72m chromosome 3, whole genome shotgun sequence includes:
- a CDS encoding hypothetical protein (EggNog:ENOG503NVJR; COG:S); the encoded protein is MRAFFWIFLLGCACWEAARAASLVPGKAFDRLITIWLENQDYAKVVLEPSIADLKRKGILLTRFYAHTHPSQPNYLAAIGGDYWGLDHDDMVHIPENVSTVVDLLDYRNISWAGYFEDMPGPGYMGNYSDGQTGNGTWDYVRKHNPFVSYESVIMEGERLLALDSFRAFQRAFKAKEVPQFVFMTPNMMNDGHNTSNKFAADWAHKFLQPLLDPKAFDEKTLIMLTYDESEDYSQPNHIVTLLLGSAIPPALKGTEDSTFYTHFSLLSTIQNNWMLPNLGRYDVGANVFQFVADASGYTKNKEPANAASVNNSISYPGFLHTEPTNRLDIPIPNDKLIGAGGLPILDKIKQKWAGDNKKVGKTPYDGSGNVHDGDNPPVYNPPKAN
- a CDS encoding hypothetical protein (EggNog:ENOG503P1GJ; COG:S): MGGKFEVDDWVMMIVVGLYIGFEAVGCTAAGAAFGVDIWTVDANALGTALKLFYMAETFYLVILALTKISILCFYLRIFPQLHFRTITLVVMTWVGLSGLIFVFCQIFQCAPISFIWEGWRKGEFGPFSCLDINALGYTTAAFSIAQDIVILVMPLPLLIKLNVNVRSKICIIVMFSLGIFALITSCVRLWALYDFGDSVNPTWDYTNALIWTGLEVGVSIIVTSLPAIRVLLGRRGRGGGGGLLGGGGGGGWSRDMASRGTTSSFGNTSTFVASRHTMPPHLKRISSVSRISSIRVGEEDTEKGRGDDVERGRGLEVLDGGKAELEDVMAGGNGGLQEEGLRRPWSDVSVGNSTVVGSESDFEQGVDISDLGWPFMNKAVLAGAGGVGGQRLSHMPSIDEVLTYSGSNWQGIGPRSQGSQGSRLSNNWSYDSEGSGNSMLTFSWEESTTGGWESWDWQRSGSGSGSGSGSVGGVWWRGSMNESGNGSRSGSGSGGYEEEEDSMLGGRSKKRSGSERG
- a CDS encoding hypothetical protein (EggNog:ENOG503NWPM; COG:B) codes for the protein MPRSDPSEQSVSPGGTEAHEDGDDRAPPRKRQRVRLSCLECRRRKLSCDREFPCSRCLQSGTSDKCEYETRPGLAPPNKLGLSQGALTGLDSRLSLPSTGGESPYFRKDGRDLDRIRRLEMEVAQLRNLLTNKQGGASVDGSTLQDHSPPEPKHHEDDERDKEEPELPQFLRVQTTTADKEELRFFRGKEFKTRYFGPHSAFLAFQELTGLCPFMKETSEEWLRPHRISRNKDRHKRAEDRDRKFREPDLALEALLPSKEEADHMVSIYLDQFEQIHRILHIPSFRRDYAKFWDPNETRNAAFTALILSIMGIASCLAAKLPHKFEKMVSISYANAIKWIEAVERWQEVQSQKHRRLIHYQIACLIYLAKRVNTMKKKRYWKNAGAMTQDAISVGLHREPSHMRSDKITPFQQEMRRRIWATIQSYDLQASFDHGLPSILSTLHYDVNPPHNIDDDEFDEDTKELPPSKPPTTYTYSSYQHLSRQSLPLRLELSRVLTGPPEDLDYARVVRYTDEINREIDALPSWDVSDADNEDTDEQQTQKKPLLAYTLLHIQLRQYIIPLHQPFLRLRKQNSKYQYSEIIYYNAARDMVLLNDQLFQQGIRTLNFLREDSLTLAINLCSVTMLQPRGSTNMIMINSKHTVEALEKCLAMKEDRILRCGNNEPWGYSIMCAAFGLLEAHLGIKTSQEAKAASADRFVTLHYKVMAGQDPPVSSQPTGSQPGPSLVGATPGRGGPVTHGPSQGHRRVNNGPFSAPPGGGPSAPFDPFSRDKVCASFSSPSDTTSHIQGFGRDVRNVRDRGLTNGSFPQGMTPFQQQPQPQPNPHGIATGSNNNGMEMPVNPWWVPNTDTLGEIPVNFEQLGYSVNELWGGGTVTWDWDAMMGS
- a CDS encoding hypothetical protein (EggNog:ENOG503P3VB; COG:S), giving the protein MAGLSYQTNSLASPMPHHSAQPALAAHLKLNVGLSFPPSVSLRFTPTSTNFRFELGKKQNAKMADEELIPVSQKVRTISHMNNDHRLDLQHILQHFNNLNDYEARDPEMVDINLQFMTVKTPHTGRTHYIKFEPELANWAERRVKLVDMTHQARVGLGLEAPAEEDGKEEKGVVVREYMPPRPFDWVIFLAVLFYYFNFVATVKLEVLDGREWILDAFWPFGGHQGWMWLTKTIFWPVIVIHISEAAWLERSRLSKFGVERGSGVWWLWMGSCFIEGGMAFKRFDILVRRAEEKEDKKH